The following DNA comes from Terrisporobacter glycolicus ATCC 14880 = DSM 1288.
CAAAACTTAATCTTTGCACACCTTATTTATAGTTTTAGTAATACCAATGTTATAATACTTAATTATTATATATAATATATCTATACTTGTATTAACATCCTATCTTCATATACTAGCCTTAGGGGATGTCTATCCCGATGACATAGATAGACCCTATAGTACAAAATCAGATTTTCTGACTTAATACTATAGAGTCTAGCCATATGTTAGCCCCTTTTTCAGTTCTAGAGCCCTCAGCATATCCCTTGTTAGACTACCTTTCGAATGTAATTTTGTTATTATTGTATCCATACCCAACAACTGAAAGCATTGTACCTCTCAGTAATTACATGACCTAATTTGCATCACTGCAAATTATATGGTTGCCACCTGACCTTTTTATTGGATGTCAACTCCTATCACTTAGGATCTTTGGCACAACAAGGGAAACAGCCTCCTCTAAGTTGTTGATTTTTTGCAACGGCTCAACTAACCTATCTACTTTTTTAAGAGGTTGCAGGCATTCCCTCTTTTTACATAAATTTCAAATTTTTTAACATTAAAAAAGCCTGTTCTTCAATTGTTGAAAAACAGGCTCTAAGTTCATTAGTTGTTAATTAAATGTATATAAAAATTTTATATTATGTACATTTTTTTAAAACTTCTATCTTTACAGATTCATTAAAATTTTATATAATCTAATAAGATTATATTTTTGTAAACAGAAGTTTTAAATTTACTAACTCTTTAATACTGCTCCAACAGTTTTAAGGTTTAATATATATAAGATGCTCCAACATTTTATATATACTGTAGATTTAAGACTTTTTTTATTTAATTTTTCTAAACTTATTCTACTACGTTTTTTTTCATAATACAAGAAAAAAATCTTTTTTCATTTCAAATAATATATTTTTCTCAAGAATTTCCTTAAAATTTCAACATTTATTCAGTATATAAATATTTTTTTTTACAAATCAGTGTTTAACATTATTCCGATTATATTCGCTTTTTGTTGAAAAAGTTTTAGTTACATAATATAATTTTATATGAAGAATAAATTTCGTATATTTTTTAATAGTTTTAATATTCAAACCAACCAATTGTTATACAAATTGTTTTTAAAATTGTATAACCAATTGTTATACAATTTGTAGTGTGGATTATAAAACCATCCGTATAACCAATTATTAAAATACAAAAAAATTACTAAAATAATTATTTATCATATAGTTTAACCAATAGCAAAACAAATTGTTATACAATTTGTTTCTTTCACAAAAGGAGATGAGAAAGTGAAGATAGTAAGTTTTTTCAATGTAAAGGGTGGAGTAGGAAAAACCACCCTAACAATTTTAAGTGCTATAGCTCTTAGCAAAGAGGGGGCTCGCGTTTTAATTATAGATGCAGATACACAAGCTAACTTAACTCAGTTTCTATACAAAGTTTCACATAGTGACAAAACTATGTTTGACGGATTAGCTGATAATTTAAGCGCAAAAGAATTAATAATAAAATCACCTTGCGAAAGGTACAAAAACATAGATATAATTCCTTCAGATTTATCATTGTCTGTACTTAGTGAATATTTAACTACAAAAACAAATCGTGAAAAGTCAGTATGGAGATGGTTCAAGTCCAATGTGAATGCTTTAAGTAACTATAACTACATATTTGTAGACTTATCACCATCATATGATTTGATTGCAAGAAACTTTATGCTTTGTTCTGATTCAATCATAACTCCTATTGCTTATCAGGATATAGCAAGTATTAGAGGATGTGAGTTATTTTACTTAAAATACAATCAAGACCTTGAAGACATGGAAATGGAAAATATGGCAAAAAGGGCTGTAGTTATAAACTCTTATACTTCAAGAAAACTATCTACCGGCGATATATTCTTAGAAAAACTAAATGAATTTGAGCACATAAAAAAAGACTTAATTAATGCAAAAATATCTGATACAACAGTAATAAAAAATGCAATTCTTTCTAAATTAGACATCGATGATTATTGCAGAAAAATAAAAAAATCTCATAAAGTTAGAGAGGAATTTAAAGAAGTTATTAATGAATTAAAAGAAAGGGATGTGTTATAGTGGGACTAGATAAATTTTTAAAAGATGATAAAAAAGAAGAATTAATTTTAACGAAAAATGATTATAAGTCTAAGGTAAATAATATAGTAAAAAACACTTTTGAAAAAGATAATTTAAATTTATTGCAAATAGAAAAAGAAAGCACAGCTAATAAAAAAGTTCCTATGAGCGTCTACTTTGAAAAAGAAGATTTAGATTTATTAAAGGCCATAGCTTTTGAGAAAAATACTACTGTAAATAAAGTTCTTATGAGTATAATAAAAGAACCTTTAAAAACTACAAAAATAAATTTACCACATGATTTTAATATAAATGAAAAAGCAAAAGAATACGAAGTAAATAGTAAGAAAAGAAAAGTAGTCAAAAAAGTTGAAACAAGAGGCAGAAAAAAGAAAATAAAGTAGGACTTTGTGTCCTACTTTTGTGGAAGTAACTCATATTATTTTTTACAATTGGTACAATAAATTGTACAACAATTTGTTATACCAATTTATTGTACCAATTGTTTGATTGTATTATTTATTTTTCAATACTTTCACACTGCCTTTTAGCCCTAATTAAAGTGCTCTTTGATATGCCCGTCATAAGTCCTACTTCTTTATATGAATGGTTCTCTAATAGCTTTAAAGCATGTGAAATTTGCTTTTTACTAAACTTTTTTGGTCTTCCCTCTCTGTAATCATCACTTATTTTAGCTAATTCTTTACCAGCTGAAGTTCTCTCAACAATCATAGATCTTTCAAACTGAGAAAATGCAAGTAGGCATGTGATTATTAAATCACCCATGGGAGAATTTTCTATAAGTCCCATATTCAATATATGTATGTTAATTTTTCGTTCTTGTAAACTCTTAATAATCTCTAGTCCTTCTTTTGTACTTCTACATAATCTATCTAACTTTGTAGTAACTAAAGTATCTCCTTTTTGTAGTTTCCCTATTATTTCATTAAAGACTGGCCTGTGAGATTTAATTCCACTAATTTGTTCTTTATAAATAACTGCACTTTCATACCTCTGTGAAATTTCCCTTTCTTGTAACTCTAAAGAATTATTATCTAACTGACTTCTTGAGCTAACTCTACAATATCCGTATATCATTTATTCCCCTCTCTACTTTACTACTCAAAATACAGCCAACTTTTGACACTATATTTTGATACGCTTTTATACATTAATATAACTTATCTAAAATAAGGGTGTCAATATGTATAAGTTATGACACTTTTATTTTGGTATTTATTTAAAAATCATAAATAAAAAAGACTGATTTACAAATCAGTCTTTTGTTTAATTTAAATTCTATATTTATATACTCTTTTTTAAATATCGTACATCTAAGATTTCCATAACATAACTTAATATATTACCTTCATTGTCCTTAAAATGAAGTGTTTTCTTACTAGCCTTCTTGTCAATATTTTTGCAGTTTTTTAATGAATAAGTATTATATGGTTCAATTTCACTACAAAGTTTGTTTTCCATTGCTTGTAATACGTCACCAGAGTGTTTTCCTTCAACTTCATACTTTTCTAGTTCCTTGCCATAAAGTTCTTTAAAACTAATTATACATTTCATTTTCTACTCCTCCTTATTGAACAACTTATATATAAATTCAATAACTAAGTAAAAAAACCTTTATTTCAACAAATTTTATTATATAAATATTTAATTTTAATTCACATTACTTATCTTTAAATTATAACTTTTTTATT
Coding sequences within:
- a CDS encoding ParA family protein, translated to MKIVSFFNVKGGVGKTTLTILSAIALSKEGARVLIIDADTQANLTQFLYKVSHSDKTMFDGLADNLSAKELIIKSPCERYKNIDIIPSDLSLSVLSEYLTTKTNREKSVWRWFKSNVNALSNYNYIFVDLSPSYDLIARNFMLCSDSIITPIAYQDIASIRGCELFYLKYNQDLEDMEMENMAKRAVVINSYTSRKLSTGDIFLEKLNEFEHIKKDLINAKISDTTVIKNAILSKLDIDDYCRKIKKSHKVREEFKEVINELKERDVL
- a CDS encoding recombinase family protein; translated protein: MIYGYCRVSSRSQLDNNSLELQEREISQRYESAVIYKEQISGIKSHRPVFNEIIGKLQKGDTLVTTKLDRLCRSTKEGLEIIKSLQERKINIHILNMGLIENSPMGDLIITCLLAFSQFERSMIVERTSAGKELAKISDDYREGRPKKFSKKQISHALKLLENHSYKEVGLMTGISKSTLIRAKRQCESIEK